One part of the Magallana gigas chromosome 5, xbMagGiga1.1, whole genome shotgun sequence genome encodes these proteins:
- the LOC105317915 gene encoding uncharacterized protein, translated as MGSRGAPASLVAFGLLALQALYMYCVAGDIEEEFLLIQDKSFSNVTVYGREVSCGQHRPGLFPTETWTCNDIRVDGMRIAYGYYPGLGADSKCTETGGFDELRELCEQLRKKSVAFTGKLWGAQVSNATCDFTKDTRVTLNMVIGGFEWQEMGPGHGMIETLQCTAFPKEEEHGGTVL; from the exons ATGGGGAGCAGGGGGGCACCTGCTAGCCTAGTGGCTTTTGGACTGCTGGCCCTACAGGCTTTGTATATGTACTGTGTGGCGGGTGATATAGAAGAAGAGTTTCTGTTAATTCAAG ATAAATCTTTCTCCAACGTCACCGTGTATGGCAGAGAGGTTTCCTGTGGCCAGCACAGGCCGGGACTGTTCCCCACGGAAACATGGACATGTAACGACATCAG AGTGGATGGCATGAGGATAGCCTACGGCTACTATCCAGGCTTAGGCGCAGATTCAAAGTGCACGGAGACGGGGGGCTTCGATGAACTGAGGGAACTCTGTGAACAACTGCGGAAGAAGTCTGTGGCCTTTACCGGCAAGCTGTGGGGAGCAcag GTGTCCAATGCTACCTGTGATTTTACCAAAGATACTCGCGTGACCCTCAACATGGTGATCGGGGGCTTTGAGTGGCAGGAGATGGGGCCAGGGCACGGGATGATAGAGACATTGCAGTGTACTGCCTTCCCCAAGGAAGAAGAACACGGGGGCACGGTGCTCTAA